Proteins encoded together in one Nocardioides marinisabuli window:
- a CDS encoding DUF2786 domain-containing protein, translating to MSAFIDKLAKVLAQAEAASTPEEAEAFLAKAQYLSTRWSIDLATARQHTERQEQRAEPVQRTITIGEARAMGNSRLVALFLACAQPNDVRADVARNSTTVYAYGFPSDLEVVEALYVHLALQMVHDAGAFLASDAHLVDAAVWNPRTGTFAPPSKKTARLAFYEAFVEQIAARLWAARRDAEARAERERLEAAEADPGASTALVLAEKEAEVADFYGRTSTARGSWQAGRRRTGLDGGVAAWEAGTRSGAAARLSAAKRLPGGRTQIA from the coding sequence GTGAGCGCGTTCATCGACAAGCTGGCCAAGGTGCTGGCCCAGGCCGAGGCGGCCTCCACGCCCGAGGAGGCCGAGGCGTTCCTGGCCAAGGCCCAGTACCTCTCCACCCGGTGGTCGATCGACCTGGCCACGGCCCGCCAGCACACCGAGCGCCAGGAGCAGCGCGCCGAGCCGGTGCAGCGCACGATCACGATCGGCGAGGCCCGGGCGATGGGCAACTCGCGCCTGGTGGCGCTCTTCCTGGCCTGCGCGCAGCCCAACGACGTCCGCGCCGACGTCGCCCGCAACTCCACCACCGTCTACGCCTACGGCTTCCCCTCCGACCTCGAGGTCGTCGAGGCGCTCTACGTGCACCTGGCGCTGCAGATGGTGCACGACGCCGGGGCCTTCCTGGCCAGCGACGCCCACCTCGTCGACGCCGCCGTGTGGAACCCCCGCACCGGCACCTTCGCGCCACCGAGCAAGAAGACCGCGCGGCTGGCGTTCTACGAGGCGTTCGTCGAGCAGATCGCGGCCCGGCTGTGGGCGGCTCGCCGTGACGCCGAGGCCCGCGCCGAGCGGGAGCGGCTCGAGGCCGCCGAGGCCGACCCGGGCGCCTCGACCGCGCTGGTGCTGGCCGAGAAGGAGGCCGAGGTCGCCGACTTCTACGGCCGCACCTCGACCGCGCGCGGCTCGTGGCAGGCCGGTCGTCGGCGCACCGGGCTCGACGGCGGGGTCGCCGCCTGGGAGGCCGGCACCCGGTCCGGGGCCGCCGCCCGCCTCAGCGCCGCGAAGCGGCTGCCCGGGGGGCGCACCCAGATCGCGTGA
- a CDS encoding aldo/keto reductase encodes MQTREIGNDTVGRVQVGAIGLGLMTFDQSGTQPREQLLDTMRAALDAGVTLWDTADAYGPGDELGADAQGANERLVAGLIDELGVRDQVLLATKGGHVRAGGGAWALDSSAAHLRSAVDASLERLGVDQIALWQHHRPDPEVPYEDVVGTLKEIADSGKVARVGLSNADPAQIRLAHSVLGDRLVSVQNQFSPAFRSSAPEIDVCEELGLAFLPWSPLGGLSDAKGLAEKHPGFARVAEDRGISAQQVVLAWELAQSPVVIPIPGAKRPQSITDSAAAAEIELTPDELAALDAS; translated from the coding sequence ATGCAGACACGAGAGATCGGCAACGACACCGTCGGGCGCGTCCAGGTCGGGGCGATCGGGCTGGGCCTGATGACCTTCGACCAGTCCGGCACCCAGCCGCGCGAGCAGCTGCTCGACACGATGCGCGCGGCGCTCGACGCGGGCGTGACGCTCTGGGACACCGCCGACGCCTACGGCCCCGGCGACGAGCTGGGTGCCGACGCCCAGGGCGCCAACGAGCGCCTGGTCGCCGGTCTGATCGACGAGCTCGGGGTCCGCGACCAGGTGCTGCTGGCCACCAAGGGTGGCCACGTGCGCGCCGGGGGAGGCGCGTGGGCGCTCGACAGCTCCGCCGCCCACCTGCGCTCGGCCGTCGACGCCAGCCTCGAGCGGCTCGGTGTCGACCAGATCGCGCTGTGGCAGCACCACCGCCCCGACCCCGAGGTGCCCTACGAGGACGTCGTCGGCACCCTCAAGGAGATCGCCGACTCGGGCAAGGTCGCCCGCGTCGGTCTCTCCAACGCCGACCCCGCCCAGATCCGCCTGGCCCACTCGGTGCTCGGCGACCGGCTGGTCAGCGTGCAGAACCAGTTCTCGCCCGCCTTCCGCTCCAGCGCGCCCGAGATCGACGTGTGCGAGGAGCTGGGACTGGCGTTCCTGCCGTGGAGCCCGCTCGGCGGCCTCTCCGACGCCAAGGGGCTCGCCGAGAAGCACCCCGGCTTCGCCCGCGTCGCCGAGGACCGCGGGATCAGCGCCCAGCAGGTCGTCCTGGCCTGGGAGCTCGCCCAGTCGCCCGTGGTCATCCCGATCCCCGGCGCCAAGCGGCCCCAGTCGATCACCGACTCGGCCGCCGCCGCCGAGATCGAGCTGACTCCTGACGAGCTTGCGGCGCTCGACGCGTCCTGA
- a CDS encoding NAD(P)H-binding protein has translation MSRVLVTGSTGYVGSRLVPVLLEAGHEVLAATRDEEALEDYPWGAQVEARHFDITDEDLVAKAVEGADAVVYLVHSMASGEFVRKDREAAERVARAAEAAGVGRIVYLSGLIPPGELSDHLRSRAEVEQVFLDASVPATVLRAAMIVGSGSTSFELLRRLSDRLPITPVPSWMKRRLQPVSVEDVVTVLAAAIEGEPRNRAYDLGADEVLSYPDLLARYAKVAGLRRWRPMVPGVPMWVVGRASALLTGMPRGTVVALAESLSHDMVCGEDDVRRELVPGHTFLGLDEAIARSLGTSGGTSRVGDVQAAAPTDPA, from the coding sequence GTGAGCCGCGTCCTGGTCACCGGCTCCACCGGGTACGTCGGCTCGCGGCTGGTCCCGGTGCTGCTCGAGGCCGGGCACGAGGTGCTCGCCGCCACCCGTGACGAGGAGGCGCTCGAGGACTACCCCTGGGGCGCGCAGGTCGAGGCACGCCACTTCGACATCACCGACGAGGACCTCGTTGCGAAGGCCGTCGAGGGCGCCGACGCGGTCGTCTACCTCGTGCACTCGATGGCCTCGGGCGAGTTCGTGCGCAAGGACCGCGAGGCGGCCGAACGGGTCGCCCGCGCCGCCGAGGCCGCGGGCGTCGGGCGCATCGTCTACCTCTCCGGGCTGATCCCGCCCGGCGAGCTCTCCGACCACCTGCGCTCGCGCGCCGAGGTCGAGCAGGTCTTCCTCGACGCGTCGGTGCCGGCCACGGTGCTGCGCGCGGCGATGATCGTCGGCTCCGGGTCGACCTCCTTCGAGCTGCTGCGCCGCCTCAGCGACCGGCTGCCGATCACGCCGGTGCCGAGCTGGATGAAGCGCCGGCTGCAGCCGGTCTCCGTCGAGGACGTCGTCACGGTGCTGGCCGCGGCCATCGAGGGCGAGCCGCGCAACCGGGCCTACGACCTGGGCGCCGACGAGGTGCTGTCCTACCCCGACCTGCTCGCGCGCTACGCGAAGGTCGCCGGGCTGCGGCGCTGGCGCCCGATGGTCCCGGGCGTCCCGATGTGGGTCGTGGGCCGGGCCAGCGCCCTGTTGACCGGGATGCCGCGCGGCACCGTAGTCGCGCTGGCCGAGAGCCTCTCGCACGACATGGTGTGCGGCGAGGACGACGTACGTCGTGAGCTGGTGCCCGGCCACACGTTCCTGGGCCTCGACGAGGCCATCGCGCGCTCGCTGGGCACCAGCGGCGGCACCTCGCGCGTCGGCGACGTGCAGGCCGCGGCGCCCACCGACCCCGCCTGA
- a CDS encoding TIGR04338 family metallohydrolase — translation MSATATPRDRHRSTVYDAEDAVGRVLERGGTIEHYGSTLVLPGLRKFGDVADVPAYLERVLAHPPVAALPRASVPVGVRERRGARAAHYEPQAAGGPTIAVPPYAAGGRWALTETTVLHELAHHLCLDRPAHGPLFLAHLLHLYEHVIGPEAAHLLRVALAERGVTTGAPL, via the coding sequence GTGAGCGCCACCGCCACGCCCCGCGACCGGCACCGCTCGACGGTGTACGACGCCGAGGACGCCGTGGGCCGGGTGCTCGAGCGGGGCGGCACGATCGAGCACTACGGCTCGACGCTGGTGCTGCCGGGCCTGCGCAAGTTCGGCGACGTCGCCGACGTGCCGGCGTACCTCGAGCGGGTCCTGGCGCACCCCCCGGTGGCCGCGCTGCCGCGGGCCTCGGTGCCGGTCGGGGTGCGCGAGCGCCGCGGCGCCCGGGCGGCCCACTACGAGCCCCAGGCTGCGGGCGGGCCGACCATCGCGGTGCCGCCGTACGCCGCCGGCGGGCGGTGGGCGCTGACCGAGACGACGGTGCTGCACGAGCTGGCCCACCACCTGTGCCTCGACCGGCCCGCCCACGGACCGCTGTTCCTGGCCCACCTGCTGCACCTCTACGAGCACGTCATCGGCCCCGAGGCCGCCCACCTGCTGCGCGTGGCCCTGGCCGAGCGCGGCGTGACGACAGGAGCACCGCTGTGA
- a CDS encoding ABC transporter permease codes for MSAGAGVEAGASAAQLARRRRAESRRRGWREFRRHRSGVAGLVVLGAFVLLALLAPVIADAEGLSVTRAQGGVLQPPSTTYLLGTDDNGRSVLTLLIWGARVSLLVGLLATVISMVIGTLVGLLSGYFGGWPGALLFRLTEWFLVIPFLPLAIVLASVLGRSLLNIALVIGVTSWTSTALLIRSQTLSIKERAYLERARGLGAGHLHLLRRHVLPNVAPLVFANTTLTVAVAILAETTLSFLGLGDPTRVSWGSMLEDAFRVGAITTGSWWFIVPPGLCVVLVVLSFTLIGQALESVLDPRLRERR; via the coding sequence GTGAGCGCGGGGGCCGGGGTGGAGGCGGGCGCCAGCGCCGCGCAGCTGGCCCGCCGCCGACGCGCCGAGAGCCGGCGCCGCGGGTGGCGCGAGTTCCGCCGGCACCGCTCGGGCGTGGCCGGGCTCGTCGTGCTCGGCGCGTTCGTGCTGCTGGCCCTGCTGGCGCCCGTGATCGCCGACGCCGAGGGGCTCTCGGTGACCCGCGCCCAGGGCGGGGTCCTGCAGCCGCCCTCGACGACGTACCTGCTCGGCACCGACGACAACGGCCGCTCGGTGCTGACCCTGCTGATCTGGGGCGCCCGCGTCAGCCTGCTGGTGGGGCTGCTCGCGACCGTCATCTCGATGGTGATCGGCACCCTCGTGGGCCTGCTCTCCGGCTACTTCGGCGGCTGGCCCGGGGCCCTGCTCTTCCGGCTCACCGAGTGGTTCCTGGTGATCCCGTTCCTGCCGCTGGCGATCGTGCTGGCCAGCGTGCTGGGCCGCTCGCTGCTCAACATCGCGCTGGTCATCGGGGTGACGTCGTGGACGAGCACCGCGCTGCTGATCCGCAGCCAGACCCTGTCCATCAAGGAGCGCGCCTACCTGGAGCGGGCCCGCGGCCTCGGTGCCGGCCACCTGCACCTGCTGCGCCGCCACGTGCTGCCCAACGTGGCGCCGCTCGTCTTCGCCAACACCACCCTGACCGTGGCCGTGGCGATCCTGGCCGAGACCACGCTCAGCTTCCTCGGCCTCGGCGACCCCACGCGGGTCTCGTGGGGCTCGATGCTCGAGGACGCCTTCCGGGTCGGGGCGATCACGACCGGCTCGTGGTGGTTCATCGTGCCGCCCGGGCTGTGCGTGGTGCTGGTGGTGCTCTCCTTCACGCTGATCGGCCAGGCGCTGGAGTCCGTGCTCGACCCCCGGCTCAGGGAGCGACGATGA
- a CDS encoding type 1 glutamine amidotransferase domain-containing protein, producing MSNDLTGKRVAFIVAQSGVEQPELTQPWQAVEDAGATAVLIAPETGKVQAFESDVNEAGTFEATLALGDADPATFDAVVLPGGTTNADALRVEEDAVAFMREVIDAGKPVASICHGPWTLVETGRLEGKTLTSFPSLQTDIRNAGATWVDEESFTCEHNGWTLVTSRNPGDLDAFCEAAVAAFA from the coding sequence ATGAGCAACGACCTGACCGGCAAGCGCGTGGCGTTCATCGTGGCCCAGTCGGGCGTGGAGCAGCCCGAGCTGACCCAGCCCTGGCAGGCCGTCGAGGACGCCGGCGCCACCGCCGTGCTGATCGCACCCGAGACCGGCAAGGTGCAGGCGTTCGAGAGCGACGTCAACGAGGCCGGCACCTTCGAGGCGACGCTCGCCCTCGGCGACGCGGACCCGGCGACCTTCGACGCCGTGGTGCTGCCCGGAGGGACCACCAACGCCGACGCCCTGCGCGTCGAGGAGGACGCGGTGGCCTTCATGCGCGAGGTCATCGACGCGGGCAAGCCGGTGGCGTCGATCTGCCACGGCCCGTGGACCCTGGTGGAGACCGGGCGCCTCGAGGGCAAGACGCTGACCAGCTTCCCGAGCCTGCAGACCGACATCCGCAACGCCGGCGCCACCTGGGTCGACGAGGAGTCGTTCACCTGCGAGCACAACGGGTGGACGCTGGTCACCAGCCGCAACCCCGGCGACCTCGACGCGTTCTGCGAGGCGGCAGTCGCCGCCTTCGCCTGA
- a CDS encoding ABC transporter ATP-binding protein, whose translation MTDLLQVSDLRVTYRTEEGPLAAVRGIDLHVARGEVLGIAGESGCGKSTLASTVLRLQPASAEVSGTVSFQGDDVLTMRWGALRAVRWAGASIVFQGALHSLNPVRRVGVQVAEPIRVHEPEVADAEVEARVAALLEQVGLPAARAAAYPHQLSGGQRQRVMIAMALACRPDLVVADEPTTALDVMVQAQVLDLLSGLVRELGVGMVVISHDLSVLAELCDRIAVMYAGRVVEQGPAAEVFARALHPYAGALSAAFPRIGDPASRYAPAGLAGDPPDPRAELVGCAFAPRCPRAVERCTTQEPPLEEHQPGRTAACWRIGEP comes from the coding sequence ATGACCGACCTGCTGCAGGTCAGCGACCTGCGTGTCACCTACCGCACCGAGGAGGGGCCGCTGGCGGCCGTGCGCGGCATCGACCTGCACGTGGCGCGCGGGGAGGTGCTGGGCATCGCCGGCGAGTCGGGCTGCGGCAAGTCGACCCTGGCCAGCACGGTGCTGCGCCTCCAGCCGGCCTCCGCGGAGGTGAGCGGCACAGTGTCCTTCCAGGGCGACGACGTGCTGACGATGCGCTGGGGCGCGCTGCGCGCGGTGCGCTGGGCGGGCGCCTCGATCGTCTTCCAGGGGGCCCTGCACTCCCTCAACCCGGTGCGCCGCGTCGGCGTGCAGGTGGCCGAGCCGATCCGGGTGCACGAGCCGGAGGTCGCCGACGCCGAGGTCGAGGCCCGCGTCGCGGCGCTGCTCGAGCAGGTCGGGCTGCCGGCCGCGCGGGCGGCGGCGTACCCGCACCAGCTCTCGGGCGGTCAGCGCCAGCGGGTGATGATCGCGATGGCCCTGGCCTGCCGCCCCGACCTGGTGGTGGCCGACGAGCCGACCACCGCCCTCGACGTGATGGTCCAGGCGCAGGTGCTCGACCTGCTCTCGGGGCTGGTGCGCGAGCTGGGGGTCGGCATGGTGGTGATCAGCCACGACCTCTCCGTGCTCGCCGAGCTCTGCGACCGCATCGCCGTGATGTACGCCGGCCGCGTGGTCGAGCAGGGGCCGGCCGCCGAGGTCTTCGCGCGGGCGCTGCACCCCTACGCCGGCGCGCTGTCGGCGGCCTTCCCCCGCATCGGCGACCCGGCCTCGCGCTACGCCCCCGCGGGCCTGGCCGGCGACCCGCCCGACCCGCGCGCCGAGCTGGTCGGCTGCGCCTTCGCGCCGCGCTGCCCGCGGGCCGTGGAGCGCTGCACCACCCAGGAGCCACCGCTGGAGGAGCACCAGCCCGGCCGCACCGCGGCCTGCTGGAGGATCGGGGAGCCATGA
- a CDS encoding alcohol dehydrogenase catalytic domain-containing protein: MRAVLLETFGGPLSVADLPDPACPGDGVVVRVGATGLCRSDWHAWQGHDDGVRLPHVPGHELAGTVVEVGPAVSTVAVGDRVTTPFVLACGTCATCRRGDQQVCERQEQPGFTGWGSFAELVALPRAEVNLVRLPDEVPDDVAAGLGCRVATAYRAVAQVGGVRPGERVVVHGCGGVGLAAVMVARALGAEVYAVDPAPASRDLAARLGAVPVDPAAGAVVEALVDLTGGGADVSLDAFGAASVASASLRCLRPRGRHVQVGLLGGADAGAGADLGLVVARELQVLGSHGLSATGYPELLALVADGTLRPDLLLRDRVGLAEGARRLAALGEPGAGAGGATVVLPHR; encoded by the coding sequence ATGAGAGCCGTCCTGCTGGAGACGTTCGGCGGACCCCTGTCGGTCGCCGACCTGCCCGACCCGGCCTGCCCCGGGGACGGGGTGGTGGTGCGGGTCGGGGCCACCGGGCTGTGCCGCAGCGACTGGCACGCCTGGCAGGGCCACGACGACGGCGTCCGCCTGCCGCACGTGCCGGGCCACGAGCTCGCCGGCACGGTGGTCGAGGTCGGCCCGGCCGTCTCGACGGTGGCGGTCGGCGACCGGGTGACCACCCCGTTCGTGCTGGCCTGCGGCACCTGTGCCACCTGCCGGCGCGGCGACCAGCAGGTCTGCGAGCGCCAGGAGCAGCCCGGCTTCACCGGGTGGGGCTCCTTCGCCGAGCTGGTGGCGCTGCCCCGCGCCGAGGTCAACCTGGTGCGGCTGCCCGACGAGGTGCCCGACGACGTGGCCGCGGGCCTCGGCTGCCGGGTGGCGACGGCGTACCGGGCGGTCGCGCAGGTCGGGGGAGTGCGCCCCGGTGAGCGGGTCGTGGTGCACGGCTGCGGCGGCGTCGGGCTCGCGGCGGTGATGGTGGCCCGGGCGCTCGGCGCCGAGGTGTACGCCGTCGATCCCGCGCCGGCCTCCCGCGACCTGGCCGCGCGGCTCGGCGCGGTGCCGGTCGACCCGGCGGCCGGAGCGGTGGTCGAGGCGCTGGTCGACCTCACCGGCGGTGGCGCCGACGTCTCGCTCGACGCCTTCGGGGCCGCCTCGGTCGCGAGCGCCTCGCTGCGCTGCCTGCGCCCGCGTGGCCGGCACGTGCAGGTGGGTCTCCTCGGCGGAGCCGACGCCGGCGCCGGGGCCGACCTCGGGCTGGTGGTCGCCCGCGAGCTGCAGGTGCTGGGCAGCCACGGCCTCTCCGCCACCGGCTACCCCGAGCTGCTCGCCCTCGTCGCCGACGGCACCCTGCGCCCCGACCTGCTGCTGCGCGACCGGGTGGGGCTCGCCGAGGGCGCCCGCCGCCTCGCCGCCCTCGGCGAGCCCGGCGCCGGCGCCGGCGGCGCCACCGTCGTCCTGCCCCACCGCTGA
- a CDS encoding ABC transporter ATP-binding protein, translating into MSAEQTLDAPATGTRTLEARGVRVEFAGRGGAVATALDGADLTVRSGDIVALVGESGSGKTTLARTLVGLQAPTSGEVRLDGAPLGRGARALKAVRRQVQMVLQDPAGALNPRHTVYESVAEGLRLHGLSGGRGGGPGEEQRVGAALAAAGLRPPERFYLRYPHELSGGQRQRVLIAGALALEPRLLVADEPVSSLDASVRGELLALLLRLREERGLGVLVVTHDLGLAWNIADRTAVMYLGRVVESGPTEQVLGDPQHPYTRALLSVVPESRRVEPVVLAGEIPDPTRIPRGCRFHPRCPALADGTAAAAGVDAACRGTALPVLPAVDDHVAACHLLAARD; encoded by the coding sequence ATGAGCGCCGAGCAGACCCTGGACGCACCCGCGACCGGCACGCGCACCCTCGAGGCGCGCGGGGTGCGCGTCGAGTTCGCCGGCCGCGGGGGAGCCGTGGCCACCGCGCTCGACGGGGCCGACCTGACCGTGCGCTCGGGCGACATCGTCGCCCTGGTGGGCGAGTCGGGCTCGGGCAAGACCACCCTGGCCCGCACCCTCGTCGGCCTCCAGGCGCCCACCTCGGGGGAGGTGCGCCTCGACGGGGCGCCCCTGGGCCGGGGGGCCCGGGCCCTGAAGGCGGTGCGCCGCCAGGTGCAGATGGTGCTCCAGGACCCCGCCGGCGCCCTCAACCCGCGCCACACCGTCTACGAGTCGGTCGCGGAGGGGCTGCGCCTGCACGGCCTGTCCGGCGGTCGCGGTGGCGGCCCGGGCGAGGAGCAGCGGGTCGGTGCCGCTCTGGCCGCCGCCGGGCTGCGACCACCCGAGCGGTTCTACCTGCGCTACCCCCACGAGCTCTCCGGCGGCCAGCGCCAACGGGTCCTGATCGCCGGGGCGCTGGCCCTCGAGCCGCGGCTGCTGGTGGCCGACGAGCCCGTCTCCTCCCTCGACGCCTCGGTGCGCGGCGAGCTGCTCGCGCTGCTGCTGCGGCTGCGCGAGGAGCGCGGCCTCGGGGTGCTCGTGGTCACCCACGACCTGGGGCTGGCCTGGAACATCGCCGACCGGACCGCGGTGATGTACCTGGGCCGGGTCGTCGAGTCGGGCCCCACCGAGCAGGTGCTCGGCGACCCCCAGCACCCCTACACGCGGGCGCTGCTCTCGGTGGTGCCCGAGTCGCGGCGGGTCGAGCCCGTGGTGCTGGCGGGCGAGATCCCCGACCCGACCCGCATCCCGCGCGGGTGCCGCTTCCACCCGCGCTGCCCGGCGCTGGCCGACGGCACCGCGGCCGCGGCCGGGGTCGACGCGGCGTGCCGCGGCACCGCGCTCCCGGTGCTCCCCGCGGTCGACGACCACGTCGCGGCGTGCCACCTGCTCGCCGCGCGCGACTGA
- a CDS encoding patatin-like phospholipase family protein — MAADSTADSTAQPADQPTDGGTCLVLDAGGARSAYQVGALGVLLPALEADGHRPTLLVGTSAGALLSAALTSTAHLDAEEQGARLLEVLAQATKKQVMQPLWRQAPVVLARYASETLGLTGFRLRGLFGTAPLAATLGRAIDWDALHDNVDAGRVEALALTATAVRTGRVTMFTEATGAYGDLPVPPAEHHRAYVRARTGVEHLMASAAIPALFPSVQVEEPAEAAGWYVDGATRRRVPLAPAVELGADRVVVVGTGSIRPAQPDAERDQQAVDLGDGGATLLGAVMDDPLRHDLRRLAETNVLVDDPDLAPHLERHRRARGRAPQRVLPYAAVAPEQGEELAQVAMDVFRANHATVRRTIGDPDLQVVHRLLGSDSPLQGELLSYLMFDPDFFDEAAALGRRDAQRWLETNGGLWRTGHLDPPSGVAG, encoded by the coding sequence ATGGCCGCCGACTCCACCGCCGACTCCACCGCCCAGCCCGCCGACCAGCCCACCGATGGCGGCACGTGCCTGGTCCTCGACGCCGGCGGCGCCCGGTCGGCGTACCAGGTGGGGGCCCTGGGGGTGCTGCTGCCGGCGCTCGAGGCCGACGGCCACCGCCCCACGCTGCTGGTCGGCACCAGCGCCGGGGCGCTGCTCAGCGCCGCCCTCACCTCCACCGCCCACCTCGACGCCGAGGAGCAGGGGGCGCGGCTGCTCGAGGTGCTGGCCCAGGCCACCAAGAAGCAGGTGATGCAGCCGCTGTGGCGCCAGGCGCCGGTGGTGCTGGCCCGCTACGCCTCCGAGACGCTGGGCCTGACCGGCTTCCGGCTGCGGGGGCTCTTCGGCACCGCACCGCTGGCCGCGACCCTGGGCCGTGCCATCGACTGGGACGCCCTGCACGACAACGTCGACGCCGGCCGGGTCGAGGCGCTCGCGCTGACGGCCACCGCGGTGCGCACCGGCCGGGTCACCATGTTCACCGAGGCCACGGGCGCGTACGGCGACCTGCCGGTGCCGCCGGCCGAGCACCACCGCGCCTACGTGCGCGCCCGCACCGGTGTCGAGCACCTGATGGCCTCCGCAGCGATCCCGGCGCTGTTCCCCTCGGTGCAGGTCGAGGAGCCCGCCGAGGCGGCCGGGTGGTACGTCGACGGGGCGACCCGGCGCCGGGTACCGCTCGCCCCCGCGGTCGAGCTGGGCGCCGATCGGGTGGTGGTCGTGGGCACTGGCAGCATCCGCCCCGCGCAGCCCGACGCCGAGCGCGACCAGCAGGCCGTCGACCTGGGCGACGGCGGCGCGACGCTGCTGGGCGCGGTGATGGACGACCCGCTGCGCCACGACCTGCGCCGCCTCGCCGAGACCAACGTGCTGGTCGACGACCCCGACCTGGCGCCGCACCTCGAGCGGCACCGGCGTGCGCGCGGGCGGGCGCCGCAGCGGGTGCTGCCCTACGCAGCGGTCGCCCCCGAGCAGGGCGAGGAGCTGGCCCAGGTCGCGATGGACGTCTTCCGCGCCAACCACGCCACCGTGCGCCGCACCATCGGCGACCCCGACCTGCAGGTGGTGCACCGGCTGCTGGGCAGCGACAGCCCGCTGCAGGGCGAGCTGCTGTCCTACCTGATGTTCGACCCCGACTTCTTCGACGAGGCGGCCGCCCTGGGCCGCCGCGACGCCCAGCGCTGGCTCGAGACCAACGGCGGGCTGTGGCGCACCGGCCACCTCGACCCGCCCAGCGGCGTCGCCGGGTAG
- a CDS encoding NupC/NupG family nucleoside CNT transporter — MIDVLWGAGGMLVLLAIAVAVSSDRRAIRPRTVLGALGLQIVFGVVVLYWSVGQRALEAASRAVQAVIDSSREGIGFLFGPVLPEEGQVFAFQVLPVIVFFASLTAVLYHLGILQRVVRVLGGGLGWLLGTEKAESTNAAANIFVGQTEAPLVIRPYVAGLSRSGLFAVMVGGLSTVAGSVLVGYSLLGARLDYLIAASFMAAPGALLMAKIILPEERVDDEAEQGGQDRSPSTVPSGAASGSAEGDGADSEDRDWSSADEVLRAEKEAAESKGPADDGMRARNVIDAAANGAADGLKLAATIGAMLLAFISLIALLNLLVGGVGGWFGAGDLTIEEILGYVFAPLMSAIGVPWGEAVEAGSFVGQKVVVNEFVAFANLGEVIGGFSDKTAAIVTFALTGFANLGSLGILLGGLGGIAPERRPDIASLGLRAILAATLANLMSAAIAGILIG; from the coding sequence ATGATCGACGTCCTCTGGGGAGCCGGCGGGATGCTGGTACTGCTGGCCATCGCGGTGGCGGTCTCGAGCGACCGCCGCGCCATCCGCCCGCGCACGGTGCTGGGTGCCCTGGGCCTGCAGATCGTCTTCGGCGTCGTCGTCCTCTACTGGTCGGTGGGCCAGCGGGCCCTCGAGGCGGCCTCGCGGGCCGTGCAGGCCGTCATCGACTCCTCCCGCGAGGGCATCGGCTTCCTCTTCGGCCCGGTCCTGCCCGAGGAGGGGCAGGTCTTCGCCTTCCAGGTGCTGCCGGTCATCGTCTTCTTCGCCTCGCTGACCGCGGTGCTCTACCACCTCGGCATCCTGCAGCGCGTCGTGCGCGTGCTCGGCGGCGGCCTGGGCTGGCTGCTCGGCACCGAGAAGGCCGAGTCGACCAACGCCGCCGCCAACATCTTCGTCGGCCAGACCGAGGCGCCGCTGGTGATCCGGCCGTACGTCGCCGGGCTGTCGCGCTCGGGCCTCTTCGCGGTGATGGTCGGTGGGCTCTCGACCGTCGCCGGGTCGGTGCTGGTGGGCTACTCGCTGCTCGGCGCCCGCCTCGACTACCTGATCGCCGCCAGCTTCATGGCCGCGCCGGGGGCGCTGCTGATGGCCAAGATCATCCTGCCCGAGGAGCGGGTGGACGACGAGGCCGAGCAGGGTGGGCAGGACCGGTCGCCCAGCACGGTCCCGAGCGGAGCGGCCTCCGGCAGCGCCGAGGGCGACGGCGCGGACTCCGAGGACAGGGACTGGTCCAGCGCCGACGAGGTCCTGCGCGCCGAGAAGGAGGCGGCCGAGAGCAAGGGGCCGGCCGACGACGGGATGCGGGCGCGCAACGTCATCGACGCCGCCGCCAACGGTGCCGCCGACGGGCTCAAGCTGGCCGCGACGATCGGCGCGATGCTGCTGGCGTTCATCTCGCTGATCGCCCTGCTCAACCTGCTGGTCGGCGGTGTCGGCGGCTGGTTCGGCGCCGGGGACCTGACCATCGAGGAGATCCTCGGCTACGTCTTCGCGCCGCTGATGTCGGCGATCGGTGTGCCGTGGGGCGAGGCGGTCGAGGCGGGAAGCTTCGTGGGCCAGAAGGTCGTGGTCAACGAGTTCGTCGCCTTCGCCAACCTCGGCGAGGTGATCGGCGGCTTCAGCGACAAGACCGCCGCCATCGTCACCTTCGCGCTGACCGGCTTCGCCAACCTCGGCTCGCTGGGCATCCTGCTCGGCGGGCTCGGCGGCATCGCCCCCGAGCGTCGTCCCGACATCGCCTCGCTCGGGCTGCGCGCGATCCTCGCCGCCACCCTGGCCAACCTGATGAGCGCGGCGATCGCCGGCATCCTGATCGGCTGA